The Carnobacterium sp. 17-4 genome has a window encoding:
- a CDS encoding DUF4260 family protein, whose protein sequence is MLLIFFFLIDISLLSYLINKQIGAYIYNFAHNLIAPCVLLVFGYELKYLDDFKHTHIS, encoded by the coding sequence GTGCTGCTGATCTTCTTCTTTTTAATCGACATATCTTTGTTGAGCTACTTAATTAACAAGCAAATTGGAGCCTATATTTATAACTTTGCTCATAATTTAATTGCTCCATGCGTACTTCTTGTTTTTGGATATGAATTAAAATATTTAGATGATTTTAAGCATACTCATATCTCATGA
- a CDS encoding LysR family transcriptional regulator yields the protein MNLQDLVYFNQLAETLNFTATAEHFYVSQPSISMALKRLEKELETVLIDRKRLHKHLRLTETGEILFKHSTHILQTVEQVKEEIHDLKNQVVYFGFLPTIGGHFMAKLMPHLTKFSASMKLIEKESSDVMLDLVCKGQVPLAIIGSDRPTFSAENLLQVPLRTEEIALWVSPDNPLAKKSIIMASELQDELFISLAQGYTHQRIFEEWTKNNQIKQPQTLYTKEIQTALSIASSTNMVAFMSDILVDDRPRLVRVPIENAPHFYISLIVNKDHHNITYFQKEFNEAMIEFAKTFNNR from the coding sequence ATGAACCTACAAGATTTAGTTTACTTTAATCAATTGGCTGAAACCTTGAACTTTACTGCAACAGCAGAACATTTTTACGTCTCTCAGCCTTCCATTTCGATGGCTTTAAAACGCCTTGAAAAGGAACTTGAAACGGTACTGATAGATAGAAAAAGACTTCACAAACATTTACGTTTGACAGAAACTGGTGAAATTTTATTTAAGCATTCAACCCATATTTTGCAAACAGTAGAACAAGTTAAAGAAGAAATTCATGATTTAAAAAATCAGGTCGTTTACTTTGGCTTCTTACCAACCATTGGCGGCCATTTCATGGCAAAATTAATGCCACATTTAACAAAATTCTCAGCCTCTATGAAACTCATCGAAAAAGAAAGTTCCGATGTGATGTTGGATTTGGTATGCAAAGGTCAAGTTCCATTGGCCATTATTGGGAGCGATCGCCCTACTTTTTCAGCAGAAAATTTATTACAAGTCCCTTTGCGAACAGAAGAAATAGCGCTTTGGGTATCCCCTGACAATCCTTTAGCCAAGAAAAGTATCATCATGGCATCAGAGCTTCAAGATGAGCTATTTATCTCCTTAGCGCAAGGTTACACCCACCAACGTATTTTTGAAGAGTGGACTAAAAACAACCAAATTAAACAGCCACAGACTCTTTATACTAAGGAAATCCAAACGGCATTGTCCATTGCTTCTTCCACTAATATGGTTGCTTTTATGAGCGATATTTTAGTAGATGATCGCCCACGGCTAGTCAGAGTTCCCATTGAAAATGCGCCTCACTTTTACATTAGCCTCATCGTGAATAAGGACCACCACAACATCACATATTTCCAAAAAGAATTCAATGAAGCAATGATTGAATTCGCTAAGACCTTCAATAATCGTTGA
- a CDS encoding MerR family transcriptional regulator, with product MNIGELLSATGASKSTIRYYEDQKNLVPERNKNGYRKHTNEDLKDFRPLLCC from the coding sequence ATGAATATAGGAGAATTATTATCTGCTACAGGAGCAAGTAAATCTACAATTAGATATTACGAGGATCAAAAAAATTTAGTTCCTGAAAGAAATAAAAATGGTTATAGAAAGCACACAAATGAAGATTTAAAGGATTTTCGTCCGCTTTTGTGCTGCTGA
- a CDS encoding DUF1294 domain-containing protein, with product MIFVMSYLLICNSLLFVLMYIDKQKAVKRQWRIPEKTLLLLGLIGGGFGGLISMKTFRHKTMKRSFKTIYTLGAAFAVFLLVYVNR from the coding sequence ATGATTTTTGTAATGAGTTATCTTCTTATATGCAATAGCCTCTTGTTTGTGCTGATGTATATAGATAAACAAAAAGCTGTAAAAAGACAATGGAGAATTCCTGAAAAGACGCTGTTACTTTTAGGTCTTATTGGCGGTGGCTTTGGTGGTCTGATAAGTATGAAAACATTTCGACATAAAACAATGAAACGATCGTTTAAAACAATCTATACTTTAGGAGCTGCCTTTGCTGTTTTCTTGTTGGTGTATGTTAACCGTTAA
- a CDS encoding PD-(D/E)XK nuclease family protein, whose protein sequence is MGLQFVLGRANRDKRSVLLDEIAESLTKQTEESIFYLVPDHIKFQAEMTILEKLSHYPYFEKKPIMGMMHLQVFSFTRLAWYWLKDTDIYAKPQLTTTGLSMLIRKLLIEHEEELTIYRGEVRKDGFVQQMTDLFLELRSGRIAQADLNHMMFSLGTSPKEADFKLKLQDLSLIYQAFDAALLNKYIESEDIVSALIQKVEELDLSQTTFYIESYYQFTAQEQALILALMKAAKKVTIALTSDKAYAVEKPEMHNLFQTSGATYYKLYQLARQNNVPVYKDKLIQEVDEAYCGELNQLEEFWVETSQLTPANNERVDGLDAMGNCIEIWAAENRQAEITHVAKEIRKLVATGNYRYKDILVLTRNMDDYLAIIEPLFSSHDIELFVDSAELMNQHPLIEVIDSLVSIYKRNWRYADVMRLLRTELVIPKSEGEEVLSKERAQRVSQQVHRARQFRERVDVTENVLLSYGYEGYQWTKSDPWHYTRYFYEDAEFQSDNDQRIEQIANSIKTDLTGLLVPFFNRLEKAQTSKDAAKELYVFMENIGVKDQIGFWRDQAIEDNDLEEARKHEQTWQTFLQLLDEYVEVLGEEPFNLDSFYAILMTGFDNATYSMVPPSIDQVTFSGIEGTRIGTAKVTFMLGVTDAHLPAKTENKSILTEEDRDFFSQFLDDTKYLKPTVEAVMASEPFIAYQAFLDSSEKLIFSYPTSDETKNGPKLSPYVDRIAKAFHLPIQAKLMDVTSLENPSDKELMDFVGTKKTTISQLLMILRKEQDQKGQLSLFWQNLYTFFKRDKQVARDFNHLLVSLVKKNLPVPLKSTIATDLYGKDLYLSVSRLEAFYADHYGHFLTYGLKLQERDVFELSPAGTGEFFHDALDHLFKQIIQKNLSFDQLTEDMLEQLTSEVLTELYGKPKFSILNASNRMKYIRDQLGQTIKKMVWVIGNQSRRTNMKNVQTEVLFGQVANQTGIEGLSFPLNNGGTLHLRGKIDRVDAMNLGDDYYLSVVDYKSSAHKFNYQDAYYGLAMQMITYLDTALQNAVGLIGHEAKPAGAFYLHVSNPFMKKGTFLDEDAYINELLKSYKMDGLLLEDEDMLLSLDPTIEPTKTSLVYPFNQLKSEALKSNKFVTLDEMTALRQHNQKLIVDAGNKIVEGVNTLNPFYEKRQFIPTVNGPLRAVSQFDAMLPENNYRRMESLKREDILKKMQEEEEDEE, encoded by the coding sequence ATGGGATTGCAATTTGTGTTAGGCCGTGCGAATCGTGATAAACGTTCGGTACTATTGGATGAGATAGCAGAAAGCCTGACTAAACAAACGGAAGAGTCTATTTTTTATTTAGTTCCGGACCATATTAAATTCCAGGCTGAAATGACCATTTTAGAAAAACTTAGTCACTACCCTTATTTTGAAAAGAAGCCGATTATGGGTATGATGCATTTACAGGTATTTAGTTTTACACGATTAGCGTGGTACTGGTTAAAAGATACAGATATTTACGCTAAGCCACAATTAACCACAACAGGTTTATCGATGCTGATCCGTAAATTATTGATCGAACATGAAGAAGAGTTAACCATCTACCGTGGTGAAGTCCGCAAAGATGGATTTGTTCAGCAAATGACAGATCTGTTTTTAGAATTACGCAGCGGGCGGATTGCACAAGCAGATTTGAATCATATGATGTTTAGTCTAGGTACTTCACCTAAAGAAGCGGATTTTAAATTAAAATTACAAGATTTATCCTTAATTTATCAAGCTTTTGATGCAGCTTTATTGAATAAATATATCGAGTCTGAAGATATCGTGTCCGCGCTGATTCAAAAAGTGGAAGAGTTGGATTTATCCCAAACCACATTTTACATTGAGAGTTACTATCAATTTACTGCTCAAGAACAAGCACTTATTTTGGCCTTAATGAAAGCTGCTAAGAAAGTGACAATCGCGCTGACGTCAGATAAAGCATATGCCGTTGAAAAACCGGAAATGCATAACTTGTTTCAGACATCCGGAGCAACCTATTATAAATTGTATCAACTGGCACGCCAAAATAATGTTCCAGTCTACAAAGACAAGCTAATCCAAGAAGTTGATGAGGCTTATTGTGGGGAATTAAATCAACTGGAAGAATTTTGGGTTGAGACTAGCCAATTGACTCCCGCAAACAATGAACGAGTAGACGGTCTTGACGCAATGGGCAATTGTATTGAGATATGGGCTGCAGAGAATAGACAAGCAGAAATCACACATGTGGCCAAAGAAATTCGTAAATTGGTCGCCACTGGCAATTACCGTTATAAGGATATTTTAGTATTGACTCGTAATATGGATGATTATTTAGCCATCATAGAGCCATTATTTAGCAGTCACGATATAGAGTTATTCGTTGATAGTGCAGAATTGATGAATCAACATCCGCTTATTGAAGTGATTGACTCTTTAGTCAGCATTTACAAACGCAATTGGCGATACGCAGATGTGATGCGGCTTCTTAGAACAGAGTTAGTAATTCCGAAAAGCGAAGGGGAAGAAGTTCTTTCAAAAGAACGCGCACAACGGGTGAGTCAGCAGGTGCACCGTGCACGACAGTTTAGAGAACGAGTGGATGTAACGGAAAATGTATTATTATCTTATGGTTATGAGGGGTACCAATGGACCAAATCAGATCCTTGGCACTACACACGCTACTTCTATGAAGATGCCGAGTTTCAGTCGGATAATGATCAGCGGATTGAACAGATTGCCAATTCCATTAAAACGGATCTGACAGGGCTGTTGGTTCCATTCTTCAACCGATTAGAAAAAGCGCAAACCAGTAAAGATGCTGCAAAAGAACTGTATGTATTTATGGAAAATATTGGAGTTAAAGATCAAATAGGCTTTTGGAGAGATCAAGCGATTGAAGACAACGATCTTGAAGAAGCACGCAAACACGAACAAACATGGCAAACTTTTTTGCAACTTTTAGATGAATATGTAGAAGTGTTGGGAGAGGAACCGTTCAACTTGGATAGTTTCTATGCGATCTTAATGACTGGGTTTGATAATGCAACTTATAGCATGGTTCCACCAAGTATTGATCAAGTAACTTTTTCAGGTATTGAAGGAACACGTATTGGGACAGCAAAAGTTACGTTCATGTTGGGAGTAACCGATGCCCACTTGCCGGCTAAAACAGAAAATAAAAGTATTTTAACTGAAGAAGACCGGGATTTCTTTTCACAATTCCTAGACGATACAAAATATTTAAAACCAACTGTTGAAGCGGTTATGGCTTCTGAACCGTTTATTGCTTATCAAGCCTTTTTAGATTCTTCTGAGAAATTGATTTTTAGTTACCCGACCAGCGATGAAACGAAGAATGGTCCGAAATTATCGCCTTATGTGGACAGGATAGCAAAAGCGTTTCATCTTCCAATCCAAGCCAAATTGATGGATGTCACATCACTAGAAAATCCATCCGATAAAGAATTAATGGATTTTGTTGGAACGAAAAAAACAACAATCAGTCAGTTGTTGATGATTTTGCGCAAAGAGCAAGACCAAAAAGGTCAGTTAAGTTTATTTTGGCAAAATCTTTATACTTTCTTTAAACGAGATAAACAAGTGGCTCGTGACTTTAACCATTTACTTGTTAGTTTGGTTAAGAAAAACCTACCAGTACCCTTGAAAAGTACCATTGCAACAGACCTGTATGGCAAAGATCTCTATTTATCTGTTTCTCGTTTAGAAGCTTTTTATGCAGATCATTATGGTCATTTCTTGACATATGGATTGAAGTTACAAGAACGAGATGTTTTTGAGCTGTCTCCAGCCGGTACGGGAGAATTCTTTCATGATGCGTTGGATCACTTGTTTAAACAGATAATCCAAAAGAATCTCAGCTTTGATCAATTAACGGAAGACATGCTGGAACAATTGACATCAGAAGTGCTAACTGAACTTTATGGAAAACCGAAATTCTCCATTTTAAATGCTTCAAATCGCATGAAGTATATTCGTGACCAACTAGGACAAACGATTAAAAAAATGGTGTGGGTCATCGGCAATCAAAGCCGACGGACAAATATGAAAAATGTTCAAACAGAAGTTTTATTCGGGCAAGTTGCGAATCAAACCGGCATTGAAGGATTATCTTTTCCACTTAACAATGGTGGAACCCTACATTTACGTGGAAAAATCGATCGAGTGGATGCCATGAACTTAGGTGATGACTATTACCTAAGTGTAGTAGATTACAAGTCAAGCGCGCATAAATTCAATTACCAGGATGCTTATTATGGTCTAGCCATGCAAATGATCACGTACTTGGATACGGCTCTTCAAAATGCTGTTGGATTGATTGGACATGAAGCTAAACCTGCAGGTGCGTTTTATTTGCATGTATCCAATCCATTTATGAAAAAAGGAACATTTTTAGATGAAGACGCATATATCAATGAGTTGTTAAAATCCTATAAAATGGACGGATTGTTGCTTGAAGATGAAGATATGCTCTTGTCATTAGATCCAACAATTGAACCGACAAAAACCTCACTTGTGTATCCCTTTAATCAATTGAAAAGTGAAGCTTTAAAATCGAACAAATTTGTCACGCTAGATGAAATGACTGCGTTACGCCAACACAATCAAAAACTGATTGTTGATGCCGGCAATAAAATCGTAGAAGGAGTAAATACATTGAATCCTTTCTATGAAAAAAGGCAATTTATTCCTACCGTTAATGGACCATTACGTGCGGTTTCACAATTTGATGCGATGTTGCCTGAAAATAATTATCGTCGGATGGAATCGTTAAAAAGAGAAGATATACTTAAGAAAATGCAAGAAGAGGAGGAAGATGAAGAATGA
- the pepT gene encoding peptidase T, with translation MYENLVPRFIRYVKTETRSDENSSTIPSTQSQVAFAKTLMKELKDIGLSDISYNETNGYVTATLPSNTAKKVPTVGFIAHMDTADFNAENVNPQFHEQYNGEAIVLNEEQQVVLDPIDFPNLKNYIGQTLITTDGTTLLGADDKAGIAEIMTAMEILINDDSIEHGDIRVGFGPDEEIGIGADRFDVPGFNATFAYTMDGGPIGELEFESFNAASAIVKIQGKNVHPGTAKNTMVNAVKIGMAFDALLPQDEVPEKTEGREGFYHLVGITGEVDEATLTYIIRDHDREKFEARKAFMLEQAAMLNKEYGSERITIDLNDSYYNMGEIIEKDMTVVDLAEEAMKNLSIEPIIEPIRGGTDGSKISFMGLPTPNIFAGGENFHGRYEFVAVESMEKATAVIVEIARLNAVKGV, from the coding sequence ATGTATGAAAATCTAGTCCCTCGTTTTATTCGTTATGTGAAAACAGAAACACGTTCTGATGAAAATAGCTCAACTATTCCATCAACTCAAAGCCAAGTGGCATTTGCTAAGACGTTAATGAAAGAATTAAAAGACATTGGTCTAAGTGATATTTCTTATAATGAAACCAATGGCTATGTGACTGCAACATTGCCAAGTAATACAGCTAAAAAAGTTCCGACTGTTGGTTTTATTGCACATATGGATACAGCTGATTTTAATGCAGAAAATGTAAATCCGCAATTCCATGAGCAATACAATGGAGAAGCGATTGTTTTAAACGAAGAACAACAAGTCGTTTTAGATCCTATAGATTTTCCTAACCTAAAAAATTATATTGGCCAAACGTTGATCACAACCGATGGTACGACGTTATTAGGAGCCGACGATAAAGCGGGAATTGCCGAAATCATGACAGCTATGGAAATTTTGATTAATGATGATTCGATTGAACATGGCGATATACGTGTTGGTTTTGGTCCAGATGAAGAAATCGGTATCGGAGCAGATCGTTTTGATGTTCCAGGGTTCAATGCTACATTTGCTTACACAATGGATGGTGGTCCTATTGGAGAATTAGAATTTGAAAGCTTCAATGCAGCCTCAGCAATTGTTAAGATTCAGGGGAAAAATGTTCATCCAGGTACTGCAAAAAATACGATGGTTAATGCAGTGAAAATTGGAATGGCTTTTGATGCGCTATTGCCTCAAGATGAAGTTCCTGAAAAAACTGAAGGCCGTGAAGGATTCTACCATTTAGTTGGAATAACTGGTGAAGTAGATGAAGCAACGTTGACTTATATTATTCGAGACCATGACCGTGAAAAATTCGAAGCGCGTAAAGCCTTTATGCTAGAACAAGCGGCTATGTTAAATAAAGAATATGGCAGCGAACGAATCACAATTGACTTAAATGATTCTTACTACAACATGGGAGAAATCATTGAAAAAGATATGACCGTAGTGGATCTAGCTGAAGAAGCGATGAAAAATCTGTCTATCGAACCAATCATCGAACCCATTCGTGGCGGTACAGATGGTTCTAAAATTTCCTTTATGGGACTTCCAACGCCGAATATTTTTGCTGGTGGAGAAAACTTCCATGGCCGTTATGAATTTGTAGCCGTTGAAAGTATGGAAAAAGCTACTGCCGTAATCGTAGAGATCGCGCGTTTGAATGCTGTAAAAGGAGTTTAA
- a CDS encoding cytidine deaminase: MNIEESLYQAAIELIEKRYPKGWGGAAAMYTKNNRILTSVSPDVLNASTELCMETGSILEAHKLDTSVTHSICVVRENESAPFKILTPCGTCQERLVYWESDVKAAVTTKDNILLFKTLKELQPHHWLEAYSDR; encoded by the coding sequence ATGAATATAGAAGAATCTTTATACCAGGCAGCTATAGAATTAATAGAAAAAAGATACCCTAAAGGTTGGGGTGGCGCAGCTGCTATGTATACAAAAAATAATCGAATTTTAACGAGTGTATCTCCAGATGTTTTGAATGCTTCAACTGAGTTATGTATGGAGACAGGATCAATATTAGAAGCACACAAATTGGATACTTCTGTTACACATAGCATCTGTGTGGTTAGAGAAAATGAAAGTGCTCCATTCAAAATATTAACTCCATGTGGAACGTGCCAAGAACGTTTAGTTTATTGGGAATCAGATGTAAAAGCAGCAGTCACTACAAAAGATAATATTTTGTTATTTAAAACATTAAAAGAATTACAACCTCATCATTGGTTAGAGGCATATAGCGACAGATAA
- the addA gene encoding helicase-exonuclease AddAB subunit AddA, with protein sequence MMNPLPLKPENSHFTDGQWQAIYEEGHNILVSASAGSGKTTVLVQRVIEKIKSGTNVDEMLIVTYTEAAAKEMKARIQVAIQEAVTSESDMELKRHLTRQVTLIHQASISTLHAFCLQVIRRYYYLINLDPIFRLLTDETEILLLKESVWEEVREELYGEEDTLFKDLTASYSNDRSDAGLTDLIFSLYEFSRANPRPAVWLEQLSYLYQVEENDLTTGVLFKELLKPQILSVLDSLVELSQVAAQLGEGTEELKNQTDLVRSEWIALQEIQAHINEHNYQAAYNCCKNFEFARWKAIKKGTDEAIKETAEEMKGLRDQYKARFKELANDYFSASPQEQIDLMLSAAPLVEEMARVTQLFTEAFRQRKDERNLLDFNDLEHLTLQILAQFNEENWIPTEASKHYRDKFKEVMVDEYQDINQLQENILRWLAHDQSDQGNLFMVGDVKQSIYSFRLADPGLFLKKYEQYEHHQLGERIILAENFRSRGEVLQFTNLVFEQLMDKAVGQMDYDEAAKLVQGFTGFPELQKHQPELLIYEKGTNDTEDEEEETESVNWDMRIEDKTEGELLMVGQKIQELIQTQFPIYDKRAKTTRPINYRDIVLLTPTKKNNLVLMEMFKRLAIPLQVNDTQNYFQTTEITIMMSLLKVIDNPYQDIPLAAVLRSPLVGLDENELASIRISQKTGDYFDALKTFYQSYPGVEKASRFTSNLYGKIDMFLTRLNKWREIARRDHLVALIWTIYDDTGFLDYVGGMSSGKQRKANLHALYERASSYEKTSFKGLFQFVRFIEKMQEKDKDLAEPTAISEDENAVRVMTIHASKGLEFPVVFVLDLTKKFNLQDIKKSYIFNEQYGVGTDFKDLDRRIRYPSLPEIALKVEKKTKLLSEEMRKLYVALTRAEEKLFLVGSYKDEAAAWKEWGVVSSHNPTVLPADIRFTASSLMKWIGLSLVRHPSSQNEEISVSARNGAITNQSAHFSIHFYDESAIQEQLISKDNGTDENWLEKLDQLQDKISETEQPKKRTVQKALELMNYIYEHEGASHTTSYQSVSEIKRLFEEPESDQMVKIDINQPRNRNRYVEETLDRPLFMAELTAPSNAEIGTATHSVMQAIDLSTAPTKETLETLIASLIKNGVLKEDVASKVNVEQVEEFFTTVLGKMIIDFSKDVHREEPFSLLLEAEKLFTDMNGDAEDKILIHGIIDGYIELEDHIVLFDYKTDRVSHYGSQSGEKMLEKYKGQMNLYRSALESILDKKVTETYLCLLDTGEIISVPS encoded by the coding sequence ATGATGAACCCACTTCCGCTAAAACCCGAAAACAGTCATTTTACCGATGGACAATGGCAGGCAATCTATGAAGAAGGCCATAATATACTTGTGTCTGCTTCGGCGGGTTCAGGTAAAACAACGGTTCTTGTTCAACGTGTGATTGAAAAAATAAAATCCGGCACCAATGTTGATGAGATGCTGATCGTGACTTATACAGAAGCAGCCGCGAAAGAAATGAAGGCTCGGATCCAAGTTGCGATCCAAGAAGCAGTCACATCTGAAAGCGATATGGAGTTAAAAAGACACCTTACTCGACAAGTAACCTTAATCCACCAAGCGTCAATCAGTACATTGCATGCTTTTTGTCTTCAAGTTATCCGTCGTTATTATTATTTGATTAATTTAGATCCTATATTTAGACTATTGACGGATGAAACAGAGATCCTTTTACTTAAAGAAAGTGTCTGGGAAGAAGTAAGAGAAGAGTTATACGGAGAAGAAGACACCCTTTTTAAAGATTTGACAGCTTCGTACTCCAACGATCGTAGCGATGCGGGTCTAACGGACTTGATTTTCTCATTGTATGAATTTTCAAGAGCTAACCCTAGACCTGCTGTGTGGCTAGAACAATTATCCTATTTATACCAAGTAGAAGAAAATGATTTAACGACTGGTGTTTTATTTAAAGAACTGTTAAAACCTCAAATTTTATCGGTGTTAGACAGTCTAGTCGAGCTTTCTCAAGTTGCTGCTCAACTAGGTGAAGGTACTGAAGAGCTAAAAAACCAAACCGATTTGGTTCGCAGTGAATGGATTGCGTTGCAAGAAATTCAAGCGCATATCAACGAACACAATTATCAAGCAGCGTATAATTGCTGTAAAAACTTTGAATTTGCTCGTTGGAAAGCAATCAAAAAGGGAACCGATGAAGCAATAAAAGAAACAGCTGAGGAAATGAAGGGGTTACGTGATCAGTATAAAGCTCGTTTTAAAGAATTAGCTAATGATTATTTCTCTGCCTCTCCTCAAGAACAAATCGACTTAATGCTAAGTGCTGCTCCCTTGGTTGAAGAAATGGCACGTGTGACACAACTCTTCACGGAGGCTTTTCGTCAGCGCAAGGATGAACGGAACCTATTAGATTTTAATGATTTAGAACATTTGACTCTTCAAATTCTGGCTCAGTTCAATGAGGAAAACTGGATTCCAACTGAAGCTTCGAAGCATTATCGAGACAAATTTAAAGAAGTCATGGTTGATGAATACCAAGATATCAATCAACTTCAAGAAAATATATTGCGTTGGTTGGCCCATGATCAATCAGATCAAGGAAACTTGTTCATGGTAGGGGATGTGAAACAATCTATTTATTCGTTTCGTTTAGCTGATCCAGGATTATTTTTAAAAAAATATGAACAGTACGAGCACCACCAATTAGGTGAAAGGATTATACTGGCTGAAAACTTCCGTTCACGAGGTGAAGTACTGCAATTCACTAATTTAGTCTTTGAACAACTAATGGATAAAGCAGTTGGACAAATGGATTATGATGAAGCAGCTAAACTCGTACAGGGTTTTACGGGTTTTCCAGAATTGCAAAAACACCAACCGGAACTTTTGATCTACGAAAAAGGCACCAATGACACCGAAGATGAGGAAGAAGAAACAGAATCGGTTAATTGGGATATGCGGATTGAAGATAAAACGGAAGGCGAATTATTGATGGTCGGCCAAAAAATCCAAGAGTTGATCCAAACTCAATTTCCAATTTATGATAAACGGGCTAAAACAACGCGGCCAATTAATTATCGAGATATTGTTTTGTTGACACCGACTAAAAAGAATAACTTAGTATTAATGGAAATGTTCAAACGATTGGCTATTCCACTTCAAGTAAACGACACGCAAAATTACTTTCAAACAACTGAGATCACAATCATGATGTCTTTGCTGAAAGTCATTGATAACCCTTATCAAGATATTCCCTTGGCTGCAGTGTTGCGTTCGCCACTTGTTGGGTTAGATGAGAATGAATTGGCTTCAATTAGGATTAGCCAAAAAACTGGGGATTACTTTGATGCCTTAAAAACGTTCTATCAATCTTACCCAGGTGTAGAAAAAGCGAGTCGTTTTACATCAAATTTATATGGAAAAATCGACATGTTTTTAACACGGTTGAACAAATGGCGTGAAATTGCTCGACGAGACCATTTAGTTGCACTAATATGGACGATTTATGATGATACAGGCTTTTTAGACTATGTTGGAGGAATGAGTTCGGGTAAACAGCGCAAAGCTAATTTGCATGCTTTATATGAGCGTGCATCTAGCTATGAAAAAACAAGTTTTAAAGGGCTGTTTCAATTTGTACGATTCATCGAAAAAATGCAAGAAAAAGACAAAGATCTGGCAGAGCCTACAGCTATATCTGAAGATGAGAACGCTGTTCGAGTGATGACGATCCACGCAAGTAAAGGGTTAGAGTTTCCAGTCGTCTTTGTATTAGATTTAACGAAAAAATTTAATTTGCAAGATATCAAAAAAAGTTACATTTTTAACGAACAATATGGAGTGGGAACAGATTTTAAAGATTTGGACCGTCGCATTCGATACCCTTCTTTACCGGAAATCGCTTTAAAAGTGGAGAAGAAAACGAAATTGTTATCTGAAGAAATGCGGAAATTATATGTGGCATTGACACGTGCAGAAGAAAAGTTGTTTTTAGTGGGTTCGTATAAAGATGAAGCAGCAGCGTGGAAAGAATGGGGTGTCGTTAGTTCCCACAATCCAACCGTCTTGCCAGCCGATATTCGGTTTACTGCTAGTAGTTTAATGAAGTGGATCGGGTTATCCCTTGTTCGTCATCCTTCAAGTCAAAACGAGGAGATCTCTGTCAGTGCCAGAAATGGAGCCATTACCAATCAATCTGCCCATTTTAGTATTCACTTTTATGATGAAAGTGCGATTCAAGAACAATTGATTTCAAAAGACAATGGAACGGATGAAAACTGGTTAGAGAAATTGGATCAGCTACAAGACAAAATTTCTGAGACTGAACAACCCAAAAAACGCACCGTTCAAAAAGCGTTAGAATTGATGAATTACATTTACGAGCATGAAGGGGCTTCTCATACAACAAGTTATCAATCGGTTTCAGAAATCAAACGGTTATTTGAAGAGCCGGAAAGCGATCAAATGGTTAAAATCGATATCAATCAACCGAGAAATCGAAACCGTTATGTTGAAGAAACCTTAGATCGACCACTGTTTATGGCTGAATTAACTGCTCCTTCAAATGCAGAAATAGGAACGGCAACGCATTCCGTGATGCAAGCTATTGATTTAAGCACGGCTCCTACCAAAGAAACACTTGAAACCCTGATTGCTTCATTGATAAAAAATGGCGTCTTAAAAGAAGACGTTGCTTCAAAAGTTAATGTTGAACAAGTAGAAGAGTTTTTTACAACTGTGCTTGGGAAAATGATCATTGATTTTTCAAAAGATGTCCATCGTGAAGAACCGTTCTCACTCTTATTAGAAGCTGAAAAACTGTTTACAGATATGAATGGCGACGCTGAAGATAAAATATTGATTCACGGAATTATTGACGGCTATATCGAGTTAGAGGATCACATTGTTTTATTTGACTACAAAACAGATAGAGTCAGTCATTATGGATCACAATCAGGTGAGAAAATGTTAGAGAAGTATAAAGGTCAAATGAATTTATACCGATCTGCATTAGAATCTATTTTAGATAAAAAAGTCACTGAAACCTATCTATGTTTACTGGATACAGGAGAAATCATATCTGTTCCATCATAA